Genomic DNA from Choristoneura fumiferana chromosome 19, NRCan_CFum_1, whole genome shotgun sequence:
ATGGACCAAGAGAAATATATTAACTCAGTTCTGGAGCGTTTTGGAATGACTGAATGCAAACCTGTACGCACTCCCATAGAAGTTAATGCAAAATTTGATAAAAGTACTGAAGGAGCAGATAGTAAAATCCCATACAGAGAAGCGGTGGGTTGTCTTATTTATCTGGCACATGTTACACGACCTGATATTGCCTTTGCAGTGAGCAAGCTGAGTCAATTCTGCAATATTTCAGGAAATGAACACTGGCTTGGAGTCAAAAGGGTCATGAGATACCTTCAGGGGACTAAGAACTTAAAACTATGCTATGTCAAAGATGACTCACAAGAAATAATTGGTTACTGTGATGCAGACTGGGCCAGTGACCCATTAGACAGAAGGTCATGCACAGGGTACACATTTTTGTTTCAGAATGGTAGCATATCCTGGAATACATGTAAACAACAAACCGTGGCGCTCAGTACGGCAGAAGCCGAGTACATGGCGATGGCGTCAGCGACACAGGAGGCTTTGTGGATTCAGCAACTACAGGATGAACTCAGTCAAGGCGTTGACAGCGCATTACCTATCTATTCTGATAACCAGAGTGCGATAAAACTGGCATCAACAGATTGTTataaaccaaaaacaaaacatatagaTATACGTTTGCATTTTCTTAGAGAAAATATTGCGAAGGGTaaagttaagtttttatttgttaatggtTCTGATATGGTAGCCGATAACTTAACTAAAGGTACTACACTTGTGAAGCATTTGTACTGTATTAGTAAAATGGGTTTGCGTTCTGTAGGGAGTGTTGAGTTTTGAACGCAACCTTATTAGATTTTTATGTTGGCTACTCTGTATTCCTTATGTCATGTCTTGCTTTTCTGTTGTTCTGTTCGAAACAATAcacgttttttttcctttctaagtttagatacttttatttacaatatttcaaCCTAAAATATCAACAAATATTACTACTTTCACGATTGAATCAAACTGCGCTTCAACCGGAGATGTGcaagaatatgtttttcataaaccaatggGACCAAACAATTTGactaaaaagttaattattatcAAGTAGTTCATaccaatgaactgagccgtctgtcaAAGTTTACGAAAAacaaaccggtcaagagcgtgtcggacacgcccaagacagggttccgcagccattacgaaaaaaatcaagtaatattatgtgcgttataacataattaaaacacttactacagtcttaaaatctattaccagaaaaagagcgtatctttaCGGCACTTaggtccttttgttgagaagcacagtttttcggcaataactcaaaaacggtatatccgatcatgttgaaaccaattgtTAGAAACCAAGTTTcgttccatattttttggacaaacggttataagatagagggggggggggggacacaatttttgctactttgggagcgattattttcggaaatcttcacttaatcaaaaaagtttatgAGAAAccttatattttcaaaagagctgtcgaactatgtgccacaagttgatgcgagttaaaaaaaagtaatttaactacaaaactaaatagcggctttgacaagacatctgtactccaaatttcattgatatacatcttgtagttttcgagtaaaatgcctgtgtgacatacggacggacagacagacagacggacttgacgaaactataagggttccgtttttgccattttggctccggagcccTAAAGACTGTGTAAAATAAAGCATTCAAGACCGACCTGCTGGTAATACCGGCTGATGGTGGTAGTCTCTATGTCCGAGGCCCTTGCCAGCACGCCCGCCTTGACTGTTAGCGCGGGCTGCGTCTCGGCGAGGTATTGAAGCAGGCACGGGAAGGCGCCGGCGGCTCCGCGGACAACGCCGCACACGAAATGCGCCCAGCCCTCGCTGTCCTCCGAGAACACCAGCTGTAGGTGGAGTAACATGTAGTGTAagatttttcatctctcctgttcggaaagttcaattttcatgggtagatagctgggtggaaaattgcgttttcatcacacttgctcgtaaacaatgtcgtaacatgcaggctaccttgattgcaaccccccaaataaaaccctcgaccttaatgtgcttgtcatgaaacccgtggtcggtaaatgagtcattgcacGTACtaatttcatgtcatgaagcccaaggtcggtaaatgagtcggtgcccgtactgatggtgctgctgcaggaccacatggacacatgcacacgcacgttgcgggcGCATGCCGactgccgagggagggggagggcgacgctgccaagagcacagcctaaggtgtcgccaatatttggaacaattatattttttcttcaacaaatataaaattttacacgggcggtactagaattacgaacatcgactcattaaagcccgaagtcgactttcgttcgtaattccttatttaccgcccttaagacacaatgtactatttcatctctagggtggaaagtattttattttttatttttcgattagccacggagtcgaagataattgagttacgtcaatgacaatttttcacgtttcggcatggccatctagatacacgtcgtgaccaaggagcttatatacaacactggaggttgaacgcagAACATCCgattgaaacaagaaatttgatctttattacgtcacgaacatattccatctctttctttagttagcttaagaaagagatggaatatataaataagtaataatggtcaaacttcttcgttcggcgttcaacctccagttttgtatataagctccttggtcgtgaccaactcgattttttttttatagtcggccgtggcaagtggctaGGTCGAAAaagtaccgttggaggttggatataagtaaattcaatttattattattctaattttttgtagtattttacttttctcacagtcgaaatgaaaagtagagtgtctaactcgggtgaaattacccatttcccctcgaactattggcgctaaTATCTCGGATggaatgggtcactttccacccttggttatcaatctactattaatgatTCACGGTTGACTAATGAAATGTGGAAACGATGGATTGGAAAGGAAAGCATGAATAACATGATTTAATGTAATACCAACGAGAAGAGATAAATTATATCGTGAGACAGAAAGGGAGCGAAATATTAATAATGACGTATCAGACAATCACAGTTATTTTTCTGTTCCGTATTTACAACAcgcgcaatgagggctatcgttttttgtctttctagatggcgccactgttgcgtgaggtttttaagtgtggctttcaaagtcttttaatacaatcttaaaaccataccataaaaatatcgagcaaccacagtcttgcgtagtcccgttttgttcggaaaaaagggaggacaaaagttttcgaaaaacAAAACTTGTCTCagaacagacattcattgccccttatcgcaatGCAATTGGCAATTatgccataattcatttcaggaaatgcaaaatgttcacaaaaatattataattataaataaacccgcgtagctcacccacaaactatgagatttgatatttcggagacctcacgctacactagcgcctctagcggcgaattcatacgcgatagccctcactCCCCACACCGCAGTcttaagcgctcggttgtttttaGTGACTTACCTTGAGGAACTCCTTAGCCAGTGCCTCCTGCTGGGTGGCGCTGAGCATGTCCACGTCCCGCTGGTTCAGATAAACCACGCTGGCACCGCCGTTCGGGTGCGTCTCCACCCGCATTAACCTgatgaataaaaaattacatttacaaaCGTGGCACTGGGATGATGACACCTATTTCCTATTGTGTCGTCCGTGTGtatgttttgttttaagtttttaaatgggtcttACTGAAAAACCAGCGTTACAGCTTGCCCACTTCATACTATTTTTTCCTTTAATATAATAAGATTAAGTAagattaagattgatttatttgccaaaatgaacaatacaggataggcacacagaatacaaataaacaataaactaataaaaaatgcgtttgccagtcccttgcactgtgtggcaaaaggaacaggctcagcttatgctgcgcttgctcagaagctgccagcgctggttttcagcctgcccCCGTTGACTCAGGCCTCCCCTAATATTATCCCTCTAATATTATgagaaagtttgcaagtctgtttgtttgttagttacgCATAAATTGCTGAACCGATTATTAGAtaaaagatagtttgagtcccgggggaggacataggatagttttaaacGCGGAAAATTGCGATagacaaattctacgcggagaGTCGCTGGCAACAGGCTAGTAGGTTATAAGAATAACTTTTactaacacttttttttttattaccctactgctcgaaggagggttacgttttttcgagcgtatgtaaatatgtatgtatatacatttattattgaatcggttagagaaactgactacgaagcttgaggctccgggttcgattcccggccggggcagatatttgtatgaataatatgaatgtttgttctcggatcttggatgttaaagctaaatatatttttttaaagttggtaGTCAAAGACAGCATGTTGTGTTTTACCTGTGATACTTGAGCTCGCGCACAGTGGGCGTGTCAGCAAGCGGCCCCcagggcgcgggcggcggcgcgggcgcgggggcgcggTCCCGCCGGCACTGCACGCCGATGGAACAGCGTTtgatgcgcgcgcgccgccggcagTGGTGgcacgacgatgatgatgatgacgagtgACGGGAGTGGGACGATCTGGAAGCAGGGTTCTCTGTTAAACATATGTCCCAAATGAATTGGCCCAAAGCCGATCAAATAACCCTTTTGACGCAATGTCAGATTTTTAAAACGCCAGTTTGTCAAAATGTCtaattctcaaaatgtcagatATCAAATTTTATGCGTTCCTGAGAAATGTGTCTTACAGACACTTTCGCATTAGCACTGCTCATACTATTATGTTCATACATAATGCACACAGAATAGAGTTCACTCAACGccaaattgcataataaagtacaagcaaaTAATATAGTGAATTTCCTTATCAAATCTTAACTTACTTTGTTATGCAACTGGCACTGATTGTGGAAagggattattttattttaatgtttttgttcTCCAGTTTGACTTCTATTTTTGGCtgctgacttaaaaaaaaaacaataaactcaCCTTTCCCTGTTCTCTCTGTCTTTTTCCTTCTCCTTCTCCACTTTAACCACATCATTCTCCACTTTGACATCATTCTCCACTTTCACATTACTGTCCATTTTATACTTAACATCCATTTTGTCCATACCAACACTTCGGCCAATCGACGCGAATATCTGAGGCCCAGTAGCTCTCTCTTCCTTAACTTTAAAAGGCAGCTCCAAGTTCCCATAGCAAGGCAGGACCCTTCTAGGTGTCGGCTGGAACCTTATAGCTTTCATAGTTAAGCTGTAATGCATAGCTGGCAGTCTCACAGAAGATTCCAGAAGGACATTCTGTCTCGTCACTCTCGGATACTTGTATTTAAACATGGAGTTTTGGAAGTGGGCATTGATGATACGGAGTTGCCGAGACACTGAGCTGAATACTTTGCGTGTGACATCATCGTTTGGGATTGCCTTGTTCAACTGTGTTTGCTTCCATGAGGCATTGAGACCACAAGTTTGATGGAGGGCTGATAGACTGAAGTCTGCGTCTGTTATGTTGAAGAGCAGAGGGTTTCGCACTTGTGGTGGTTCCTGGATCACATTCAGAGTGAGGCTGGCGGCATCGCCGTACCCTCCGGAGTCGAAAACTGGCCAGAACTTGGATAGTTTGGCTGGTTTCACGCTGTCGCTCCATAAGCAAAGCTCTCTGGAGTCGTCGCTGCGTTTGCGCTTTTTACCTGGAATAAGAAAAGTAACTGTATAGCAACATTTTCAGTCACATTTCACACTGAGACTAGAAGAGAAGTCTAACCAGTGGCGGTAGGTAGGGACCTAATGTTACCCTAGCTCTACATTGCTCGCGAAATTGAACGAGGTTAAGGTGCGGacacatgcaagtcgctcgacgctcgtttccagcgataaatctggtcacgtgaccctatttGGAATTTCCCGCTACTCAAAAGagcagcgtcaagtcgccgcgtcgcacagcagcgtcaagatggcttgcaggaatgatcttggtcttggaagctgacctcctttagtggcagtggtacaaataaaagaaataggagtgaatgaaaaaaaaaacacttttttccgaaattgtgaggttttttttttcagcgataaagctcaacattttcagctttatcgctatatttCATGTTACCAGATTTGTCGCTGGAATCGAGCGTCGAgagactgcatgtggccgcgcccgTCGGTACTCGGTCGGTCAACATTCTCGAGTACTTCATCGAGAGCTTCGCGAGTAGTGTGGAGCTAGGGTTAGAGAGTGGGCGGTTGGGCAGCACcactctctattgccaactaagAGCCCTTAACTCCAGCACAGTGGTGTAGAAGGCAAGCAGATACCGCCACACTATTAGCCAATATGGTGGAATCATCTTTTTAAGTTCAATAGAGAAATCTTGCTAAATTGAAACACATGgctatatattatgtatgtatgtatgtatgtaaactagagatgcaacggatatcTGGCCAGTATCCGGTATCtggccactattttactattcggccgaataccggatcatcatcccagcctatatacgtcccactgctgggcacaggcctcctttcagaacaagagggcttgggccatagttcccacgcgggcccagtgcggaatgggaacttcgtacgcaccattgaatcgcttcgcaggtttgtgcaggtttcctcacgatgttttccttcaccgcaaagctcgtggtaaatttcaaatgtaattccgcacatgaatttcgaaaaactcagaggtgcgagccggggttcgaacccatgaccctctgctgagaggcgataggtcaaaccactaggtcaccactcagtatttcaaacacaaatggaataaaaatacctacatgtacatttattaccggtatttattatgtttttactatagaaaataacacaatataaaatagtttctttaaaaacatgtgcaaattttattgttaagtTTCAAATGGTAAAATAAACCCCATGGGAtgtccctgtatttctttttatgcaagttatattttttcttgaatTTTCTACTGTAACATGTTACAGTAGAATATGTAGtttctttgttattatttactttaatttttacaaaatgtatatAATGCAAAATGTTTATTCTGGAAGGTGACCACAAAAGGCTCCTTtgcatgtcactttttttttaaactaccagtgtaatcgaaaagaccatcattgctaaGAATGCACCACTAGAAATTGGACCACATTATAGCTATAAGAGAATGCAGACTGGagtatttttaacattaaacCTCTACATATTTCTCATAAAAAGGGCATCAAGAGATAAGAAAGATAGATAAGGAAGTatttgataaatattatttttttttcttcaggaGGTATGGAAACTTAAAATATAGTTTGATTACTAACTATCTCACAGTTATTTGCACTCTTTTCACACATATATCTGCCCCGATGTAGGTATCCTAaagcttttatattttattatatttatttatttataatttcacaaatTTATGTCTAATTTAGTGACTAATCACTACAACTATAGGCAAACAGTTCATCACTCTGATTTTATGGTGATTTTAACAATTGTGACCACCAATTATTGGGTAATATTGGATAAGTACATATATTAAAAGGGGATcaaaattattatcaaaattGGAAAATCATAAATAGTTACTCGCCACTGCGGTGTGCGGGGCATCCCAAGGGTTAAAACAAAATAGCCATAATAATAAGTGAATAGCTGTGTAATGCAGCAGAGATAGGATTCAAACATTATGATAGCACAAAAATCAATTATAGCTTTTGTTAACAGAAAttatactaaaaatatacaGCAAAGACACTTTATAAATGTTTGTGAATTAGAAAggagttttaaatataatattcaaaGCAAATTAATTCATCGTAAATCACAAGCTGAAAGTAGAAAGTCGTCGTACAAAGCAAGGTCAGACAATTGATGCAATATCACGAATTCTATAGTAAATGCTTACTGTGAACAGGTAAACTCCACCTAACCTTGTAATGCACGTAAAAtcgtaaagaaaaaaacattctaaATACGGTAAAATGTTTATAAACAGTAATGACCTCTGTTCATGATGTTACTTAACTAACTGATAGGTTACAAGTTTTCCCaccaaaataattaacaaaaacatGCACATAAATCGAGGTGGATGCACTGTTAGTCATTTTAGAGCAGATTGAGAGTGCACTTGGCAAGTCTAGGGCATAGATTACCTTTAGGTTCAAATGGTGAGCCTTGCTTCAAAGTGGTTGACATAGTTGGATCGTATCCCAGTTTCGAAAGTTTTCGGTAGTCGTGCGTCACACGACGACGTTTAGCGGCTTCGCCGGCGTCCGCCTCGCTGTTAGCACCACAGTAATCGTCGGCAAAATCGCAATTTTCACTAACTTTTACATGGGAATCCAGCGGGCCATTGGACGCCATTGTTTAGGAACAAACGCTGATATCAACAAAACATACACCAGTTTCGTCACTTAAATAACCATGCTACTAACAAATGACACATTGGCGACGTGGATAGAGTTAATAATCACACAGAACGGCGAGAAACACATTGATTTCGTGTAAAAAACAACTTGCGACGCCATTTACTGCTAACTCACACTTTTTTTGTGGAGTTTTTCAATACGTACAAAATGTCGTATACCGTCCGAGGCACTGGCACCACACTATACAGccatgaagtattttttttttttaatatttagttataaaacaaaaaactttataaagcacaatcatcattttaaaattaatttttatatcatttgtccataatttatttaaaataaggaCTATAAGTTAACGCTTAACGGTACATTGCGCCATCTGTTGAAATTTTACAATACCAACACACGGAATGTCATGCCACAACAATACAATTTCCAAGCTTGGTATTTCGTTATAATACCAATAGGTGGCGCTAACAGTCTAAGCTAGCTCGAGTTGCTATTT
This window encodes:
- the LOC141438594 gene encoding uncharacterized protein, coding for MASNGPLDSHVKVSENCDFADDYCGANSEADAGEAAKRRRVTHDYRKLSKLGYDPTMSTTLKQGSPFEPKGKKRKRSDDSRELCLWSDSVKPAKLSKFWPVFDSGGYGDAASLTLNVIQEPPQVRNPLLFNITDADFSLSALHQTCGLNASWKQTQLNKAIPNDDVTRKVFSSVSRQLRIINAHFQNSMFKYKYPRVTRQNVLLESSVRLPAMHYSLTMKAIRFQPTPRRVLPCYGNLELPFKVKEERATGPQIFASIGRSVGMDKMDVKYKMDSNVKVENDVKVENDVVKVEKEKEKDRENRERSSHSRHSSSSSSSCHHCRRRARIKRCSIGVQCRRDRAPAPAPPPAPWGPLADTPTVRELKYHRLMRVETHPNGGASVVYLNQRDVDMLSATQQEALAKEFLKLVFSEDSEGWAHFVCGVVRGAAGAFPCLLQYLAETQPALTVKAGVLARASDIETTTISRYYQQVQQSYLAARSGRARCTRSPWWAPCTRRWGGTSPTCWPCSPPIPSSTWYKTMPWGPMSAVEMEPQESNDGPILWIRPGEQLVPTAELGKSPIKKRRTGINELRNLQYLPRYSEAREFLFEDRTRAHADHVGHGLDRITTAAVGQYSPSISCPCGIALSPIHVS